The DNA window TCCAGCTCTTTCAGATAGAAATCATTTATTTTTTGCAGTAACTGCCGAAAACCAAGATCAGGGAAAAGAATATCAAGATATGAATTTTGCGAACCTCTAATAAACTGGTAACGCTCCCAGGGTCTGGGACATATATTGGCTTTTACGAACAAGTCAGTCTTTTCATAAAATCGGGCAATATGGTCATAAGCTTTCTGTAGCTGTTCACCTTCGGGTAATTGTTCATAAGGAGGTTTGATCATATTCCAGTCACTGATATCATTCAGAAGCGGTTTTCTCACTTCACCTATGATTCCATCGCGAATATTTTCAAATCCGCAGCCCCATTCGTCTATATATGTACCCTTTTTGTATGGATCACCCTTTGCCTGTTCTGAGGGAGGATAAAAGTAATCAGGAGAAGTGAAATCACTGGGGAATTTATTATTCAAATACTTAATCGTTTCTGGATAAAGATGAACCGCTATTGGTAAAAGCCAAAGGTCTCGAGGAAGCCGCCGGGGACTTTCAAATTTGAGAGCAGCTTCCACAATACTACGGGATGTATTCATCAGTTACTAAAAAATTCTCTACCTAATGTAAGTGAAAATTCTTCTTGTACCTCATCTACAGGACCCACACCACAATATCCAAGTTCCATATAATACCTGCTCGAAAGCTGATATTTTGTCGTGAAATCAAATTTCCATTTGTCATCCTGGCTCTGCGAGAGCATTATTTCAGTACCCCAGTCATTTCGCGAAATCAAAGCTCCTATTAAAAAACTCCAGTTTGTATATATGACTTTATCAAAGTAATTTTCGTTTTGAACTTTTACCACATTAAGTCGCATCCCCATCAATATTCCATATACCATATAGCTGCCATCAGATGATTCATTACCGAAAAAATTATGAGCATAAAGATCATAATTATTTACGTAATCTAAATCTTTATTATCACTTTTAAAGCTGATATTCATGGCAGCACCAAGTCCCAGTCTGGATGAGAGATTAAGTAAATCAAACCTTCCGTTGAATCTGTAAATACCATGTTTTGTACTGAATTCTTTTAACAGTGGACTGTAATCACTTATTCCAACTTTCATCCGGGATGCTCCAGCTGTTAAGGTATATCCTAAAATCATTATCAGGCACAATATGAGAATTTTTTTCATTCTTA is part of the Candidatus Stygibacter australis genome and encodes:
- a CDS encoding uroporphyrinogen decarboxylase family protein is translated as MNTSRSIVEAALKFESPRRLPRDLWLLPIAVHLYPETIKYLNNKFPSDFTSPDYFYPPSEQAKGDPYKKGTYIDEWGCGFENIRDGIIGEVRKPLLNDISDWNMIKPPYEQLPEGEQLQKAYDHIARFYEKTDLFVKANICPRPWERYQFIRGSQNSYLDILFPDLGFRQLLQKINDFYLKELEIWAHSEVDAIGFMDDWGAQNSLLIDPEMWRYYFKPIYKQYCDMAHAEGKFVFMHSDGYIQDILPDLIEIGVDALNSQLFCMDLDKVAQIGKGKITFWGEIDRQHILPDHDPQAGINAVHTIAEKLYLPTGGIIAQLEFGAGANPETVKAVYAEWDKFRL